In one Dunckerocampus dactyliophorus isolate RoL2022-P2 chromosome 9, RoL_Ddac_1.1, whole genome shotgun sequence genomic region, the following are encoded:
- the slain1a gene encoding SLAIN motif-containing protein 1a isoform X3, translating to MEAEVLLSPPVMADVNGNNKLANAELEVLKLQELVRKLEKQNEQLRTRANAVNNCPIASHHHHHPPLTPPPQQLPGSLAACLPAARDLFSAKCEPSAREPFAYFQPSSSSSPDAAEEEEEEDEVEDEEENDGSTTVLDEVDILDLSTVLPATEPDSWLYVSPRAKLQGSDSGLSPLQWCRQVLDHPGPEVELARMTLCHRLDQAKRWRGTSSVRPYSCIDGLSTLSCPVQPYTKPAVLTESTALSSAPLAASSSPSPGPPLVQSTFPLRTSCSLSDRAPTFLSNSALHNVGRQHAAISPQSSLDSEAGVSELEDDSISMGYKLQDITDVEVMARLQEESLRQDYASTSATASRRCSSFSLNSLRRSEVDLEEDDEEDEGYDQLPPPQPRLFRTGSMQRSGGGLPHSHTFSSFRDCRRSSNASTFSLAALVPYNTGTSGLSTDGHYRSSTVPPPGQLSQRVQSVGNFPAAPRQLFKATAYVSPTVLQGPASLSTSTSLHSIPSSPALPQSLKPAGSSVPLPVKTAYAAPSQSAFPRSSLPRPASFVGISGVTRSSKISQPTRSMLTPPKSLASLSTLRDASWKDGCY from the exons ATGGAAGCCGAGGTGCTGCTGTCCCCCCCCGTGATGGCGGACGTCAACGGCAACAATAAGCTGGCCAACGCCGAGCTGGAGGTGCTGAAGCTCCAAGAGCTGGTCCGCAAGCTGGAGAAGCAGAACGAGCAGCTGAGGACGAGGGCCAACGCGGTAAACAATTGTCCCATCGCCTcccatcatcaccaccatccTCCTCTTACTCCTCCTCCGCAGCAGCTCCCGGGCTCGCTGGCTGCTTGTCTACCCGCAGCCAGGGACCTTTTCTCGGCCAAGTGTGAGCCGTCCGCCCGGGAGCCCTTCGCTTATTTTCAGCCGAGCTCGTCGTCGTCTCCTGATGcagccgaggaggaggaggaggaggacgaagtggaagatgaggaggagaaCGATGGAAGCACGACGGTTCTGGATGAGGTTGACATACTGGATCTTAGCACCGTGCTCCCTGCAACAGAGCCCGATAGCTG GCTTTATGTAAGTCCCAGAGCCAAGCTGCAGGGCAGCGACAGCGGCCTCAGCCCTCTGCAGTGGTGCAGGCAGGTCCTGGACCACCCGGGACCAGAAGTGGAGCTGGCCAGGATGACGCTGTGCCACAGATTGGACCAAG cCAAGCGGTGGCGAGGAACGTCTTCCGTCCGTCCTTACAGCTGTATAGACGGGCTGTCCACCCTCAGCTGCCCGGTCCAGCCTTACACTAAACCTGCTGTGCTAACCGAGTCCACAG CTCTGTCGTCAGCGCCGTTAGCAGCATCTTCATCACCATCACCCGGGCCTCCTTTGGTCCAGTCCACCTTCCCTCTCAGGACCAGCTGCAGCCTCAGTGACAGAGCCCCCACCTTCCTGTCGAACTCTGCCCTGCACA atGTGGGTCGGCAACATGCGGCCATCAGCCCCCAGTCTTCCCTGGACAGCGAGGCGGGCGTCTCTGAGCTGGAGGACGACTCCATCTCCATGGGCTACAAACTGCAGGACATAACAGACGTGGAGGTCATGGCTCGACTTCAGGAGGAGA GTCTGCGTCAGGACTACGCGTCCACCTCGGCCACGGCCAGTCGTCGCTGCTCCAGCTTCTCCTTGAACTCTCTGAGACGCAGCGAGGTGGACCTGgaggaggatgacgaggaggatgAGGGCTACGACCAGCTGCCTCCACCGCAGCCTCGACTTTTCCGCACGGGATCCATGCAGCGCAGTGGGGGAGGTCTACCTCACTCGCACACCTTCTCCAGCTTCAGAGACTGCAGACGAAGCTCCAACGCCTCAACCTTCTCATTGGCTGCACTCGTACCCTACAACACAGGGACGTCTGGTCTGAGCACGGACGGTCACTACAGAAGTAGCACAG TTCCGCCTCCAGGCCAGCTGAGTCAGCGCGTCCAGAGTGTGGGCAACTTCCCCGCCGCCCCCCGCCAACTCTTTAAAGCCACGGCCTACGTAAGCCCCACCGTCCTGCAGGGCCCCGCCTCCTTGTCCACCTCCACCAGCCTGCACTCCATCCCCAGCAGCCCTGCCCTGCCTCAGAGCCTCAAGCCCGCCGGAAGTTCCGTACCGCTGCCCGTAAAGACCGCCTACGCCGCCCCCAGCCAGTCCGCCTTCCCCCGCAGCTCGCTGCCCCGTCCAGCCTCTTTTGTGGGCATCAGCGGAGTTACACGCTCAAGCAAAATCTCCCAACCAACGCGCAG TATGCTGACTCCGCCAAAGAGCCTGGCTTCCCTGAGTACCCTGAGGGATGCCAGCTGGAAAGACGGCTGCTATTAA
- the slain1a gene encoding SLAIN motif-containing protein 1a isoform X2, whose product MEAEVLLSPPVMADVNGNNKLANAELEVLKLQELVRKLEKQNEQLRTRANAVNNCPIASHHHHHPPLTPPPQQLPGSLAACLPAARDLFSAKCEPSAREPFAYFQPSSSSSPDAAEEEEEEDEVEDEEENDGSTTVLDEVDILDLSTVLPATEPDSWLYVSPRAKLQGSDSGLSPLQWCRQVLDHPGPEVELARMTLCHRLDQALSSAPLAASSSPSPGPPLVQSTFPLRTSCSLSDRAPTFLSNSALHNVGRQHAAISPQSSLDSEAGVSELEDDSISMGYKLQDITDVEVMARLQEESLRQDYASTSATASRRCSSFSLNSLRRSEVDLEEDDEEDEGYDQLPPPQPRLFRTGSMQRSGGGLPHSHTFSSFRDCRRSSNASTFSLAALVPYNTGTSGLSTDGHYRSSTDMKLRRSMPNLIRAPSMPSVPCLAPSSIGPPSHGPSSLPTMSSLRSSQSFDSSSGLARLQSSIPPPGQLSQRVQSVGNFPAAPRQLFKATAYVSPTVLQGPASLSTSTSLHSIPSSPALPQSLKPAGSSVPLPVKTAYAAPSQSAFPRSSLPRPASFVGISGVTRSSKISQPTRSMLTPPKSLASLSTLRDASWKDGCY is encoded by the exons ATGGAAGCCGAGGTGCTGCTGTCCCCCCCCGTGATGGCGGACGTCAACGGCAACAATAAGCTGGCCAACGCCGAGCTGGAGGTGCTGAAGCTCCAAGAGCTGGTCCGCAAGCTGGAGAAGCAGAACGAGCAGCTGAGGACGAGGGCCAACGCGGTAAACAATTGTCCCATCGCCTcccatcatcaccaccatccTCCTCTTACTCCTCCTCCGCAGCAGCTCCCGGGCTCGCTGGCTGCTTGTCTACCCGCAGCCAGGGACCTTTTCTCGGCCAAGTGTGAGCCGTCCGCCCGGGAGCCCTTCGCTTATTTTCAGCCGAGCTCGTCGTCGTCTCCTGATGcagccgaggaggaggaggaggaggacgaagtggaagatgaggaggagaaCGATGGAAGCACGACGGTTCTGGATGAGGTTGACATACTGGATCTTAGCACCGTGCTCCCTGCAACAGAGCCCGATAGCTG GCTTTATGTAAGTCCCAGAGCCAAGCTGCAGGGCAGCGACAGCGGCCTCAGCCCTCTGCAGTGGTGCAGGCAGGTCCTGGACCACCCGGGACCAGAAGTGGAGCTGGCCAGGATGACGCTGTGCCACAGATTGGACCAAG CTCTGTCGTCAGCGCCGTTAGCAGCATCTTCATCACCATCACCCGGGCCTCCTTTGGTCCAGTCCACCTTCCCTCTCAGGACCAGCTGCAGCCTCAGTGACAGAGCCCCCACCTTCCTGTCGAACTCTGCCCTGCACA atGTGGGTCGGCAACATGCGGCCATCAGCCCCCAGTCTTCCCTGGACAGCGAGGCGGGCGTCTCTGAGCTGGAGGACGACTCCATCTCCATGGGCTACAAACTGCAGGACATAACAGACGTGGAGGTCATGGCTCGACTTCAGGAGGAGA GTCTGCGTCAGGACTACGCGTCCACCTCGGCCACGGCCAGTCGTCGCTGCTCCAGCTTCTCCTTGAACTCTCTGAGACGCAGCGAGGTGGACCTGgaggaggatgacgaggaggatgAGGGCTACGACCAGCTGCCTCCACCGCAGCCTCGACTTTTCCGCACGGGATCCATGCAGCGCAGTGGGGGAGGTCTACCTCACTCGCACACCTTCTCCAGCTTCAGAGACTGCAGACGAAGCTCCAACGCCTCAACCTTCTCATTGGCTGCACTCGTACCCTACAACACAGGGACGTCTGGTCTGAGCACGGACGGTCACTACAGAAGTAGCACAG atATGAAACTCCGGAGAAGCATGCCCAACCTGATCCGAGCTCCGAGCATGCCCAGTGTTCCCTGCCTGGCCCCTTCCTCCATCGGCCCGCCCTCCCACggcccctcctccctccctacTATGTCGTCCCTCCGCAGCAGCCAGAGCTTTGACTCGTCCAGCGGCCTCGCACGTCTCCAGTCGTCCA TTCCGCCTCCAGGCCAGCTGAGTCAGCGCGTCCAGAGTGTGGGCAACTTCCCCGCCGCCCCCCGCCAACTCTTTAAAGCCACGGCCTACGTAAGCCCCACCGTCCTGCAGGGCCCCGCCTCCTTGTCCACCTCCACCAGCCTGCACTCCATCCCCAGCAGCCCTGCCCTGCCTCAGAGCCTCAAGCCCGCCGGAAGTTCCGTACCGCTGCCCGTAAAGACCGCCTACGCCGCCCCCAGCCAGTCCGCCTTCCCCCGCAGCTCGCTGCCCCGTCCAGCCTCTTTTGTGGGCATCAGCGGAGTTACACGCTCAAGCAAAATCTCCCAACCAACGCGCAG TATGCTGACTCCGCCAAAGAGCCTGGCTTCCCTGAGTACCCTGAGGGATGCCAGCTGGAAAGACGGCTGCTATTAA
- the kbtbd7 gene encoding kelch repeat and BTB domain-containing protein 7: MASFLGCFNGPEVLEDVNHAGGLMRELKALYDSRLLSDVTIAVDPDGEPLDPGGGYGEKPHGDSSNQLFLCSRNVLAAASPYFKSMFTGGMNESVQEKVVIRGVDVESMSVIVDYCYTGTVTITEGNVQRLYAAANMLQLEYIKDACSSFMTRRLDLSNCVGVLKFADTYDNPELKASAQAFIAMNFGQLCSGGELCELDLVQLKELLSLDTLDVDCERKVCSAALQWIEVNAPQKKEDALQALRCVRWSLFTEKDKRYLEGLVASPFIEKYLESFFNGPAGAGCCALSASLDVPKHRIGVSAKEMILFFGLPNDHIICCDPYSEDLYFISPPLVDLSSQDYKRSTMESLIACSTPENNLYLASHLSKHFWQYNPVLNTWKELAERPLGRIHSGMGYLNGHVYLLGGRNPVTDARLKEVECYSVQRNQWTFVAPLPHSLGKMQVVALNDHLYVVNKRRMLCYDPRRNRWRHCGSLRRDKLHKACVYQDQIICVCDIPVVKAYSPARGEWRRLGDIPIDSRALNYQVIQHSGKLLLLTQTLLQHNKNRVLMHEYDLAQESWKTVMAVYVSTLGPVCVSTRVYPACLGSAHSFSMEEDDDSGSSADWDLDGLTDADSDSGSSSSFSDENW; encoded by the coding sequence ATGGCTTCCTTTTTGGGTTGCTTCAATGGCCCCGAAGTGTTGGAGGACGTCAATCACGCTGGGGGTTTGATGAGGGAGTTGAAGGCATTGTATGATAGTCGTCTTCTCTCGGACGTCACCATCGCGGTTGACCCGGATGGAGAGCCCCTGGACCCCGGTGGTGGTTATGGTGAGAAGCCCCATGGTGACAGCTCCAACCAGCTGTTTCTGTGCAGCCGCAACGTCCTAGCTGCCGCCAGCCCGTACTTCAAGAGTATGTTCACCGGTGGCATGAACGAGAGTGTCCAGGAGAAGGTGGTTATCCGCGGGGTGGACGTCGAGTCCATGTCAGTCATCGTGGACTACTGCTACACAGGCACGGTGACGATCACGGAGGGCAATGTGCAGAGGCTGTACGCAGCTGCCAACATGCTGCAGCTGGAGTACATCAAGGACGCCTGCTCCAGCTTCATGACGCGCCGACTGGACCTCTCCAACTGCGTAGGAGTCCTAAAATTTGCAGACACCTATGACAACCCGGAGTTGAAAGCTAGCGCTCAGGCCTTCATCGCCATGAACTTTGGACAGCTGTGCAGCGGAGGGGAGCTGTGCGAGCTAGATCTTGTCCAGCTTAAGGAGCTGCTCTCCTTGGACACGCTGGATGTGGACTGTGAGCGGAAGGTGTGCTCGGCTGCCCTTCAGTGGATCGAGGTCAATGCTCCCCAGAAGAAGGAGGATGCGTTGCAGGCGCTGAGATGCGTACGCTGGAGCCTGTTCACTGAGAAGGACAAGCGCTACCTCGAAGGGCTGGTGGCGAGCCCTTTCATTGAGAAGTACTTGGAGTCGTTCTTCAACGGACCTGCTGGGGCCGGCTGCTGTGCTTTGTCCGCGTCCCTGGATGTCCCCAAGCACAGGATAGGCGTCAGTGCCAAGGAAATGATCCTCTTCTTCGGTCTACCTAACGACCACATCATATGCTGTGACCCATACTCCGAGGATCTCTACTTCATCTCTCCTCCTCTTGTGGACCTCAGCAGCCAGGATTACAAACGCTCCACCATGGAGTCCCTCATCGCGTGTTCTACTCCTGAAAACAACCTCTACCTGGCGTCCCACCTGTCCAAACACTTCTGGCAGTACAACCCGGTGCTCAACACCTGGAAGGAGCTAGCAGAGAGGCCACTAGGGAGGATCCACTCAGGGATGGGCTACCTCAACGGTCATGTTTACCTCCTCGGGGGGAGAAACCCTGTGACGGACGCCCGGCTGAAGGAGGTGGAGTGCTATAGCGTCCAGAGAAACCAGTGGACCTTCGTGGCGCCTCTTCCTCATTCCTTAGGTAAAATGCAAGTGGTGGCGCTGAACGACCACCTCTATGTAGTCAACAAGAGGCGCATGCTGTGCTACGACCCCCGCCGAAACCGCTGGCGCCACTGCGGGTCACTGCGGCGGGACAAGCTGCACAAGGCGTGCGTGTACCAGGACCAGATCATCTGCGTGTGCGACATCCCCGTGGTGAAGGCCTACAGCCCGGCCAGGGGGGAGTGGAGGCGGCTGGGCGACATCCCCATCGACAGCCGTGCCCTCAACTATCAGGTGATCCAGCACAGCGGCAAGCTGCTGCTCCTCACACAGACGCTGCTGCAGCACAACAAGAACCGTGTCCTCATGCACGAGTACGACCTCGCGCAGGAGAGCTGGAAGACCGTCATGGCCGTCTACGTGTCCACGCTGGGACCTGTGTGTGTTTCCACACGTGTCTACCCGGCATGCCTCGGTTCGGCACACAGTTTCTCCATGGAGGAGGATGATGACAGCGGCTCCAGTGCCGACTGGGACCTGGATGGCTTGACGGACGCAGATTCCGACTCGGGCAGCTCCAGCTCATTCTCGGATGAGAACTGGTAG
- the slain1a gene encoding SLAIN motif-containing protein 1a isoform X1 translates to MEAEVLLSPPVMADVNGNNKLANAELEVLKLQELVRKLEKQNEQLRTRANAQLPGSLAACLPAARDLFSAKCEPSAREPFAYFQPSSSSSPDAAEEEEEEDEVEDEEENDGSTTVLDEVDILDLSTVLPATEPDSWLYVSPRAKLQGSDSGLSPLQWCRQVLDHPGPEVELARMTLCHRLDQAKRWRGTSSVRPYSCIDGLSTLSCPVQPYTKPAVLTESTALSSAPLAASSSPSPGPPLVQSTFPLRTSCSLSDRAPTFLSNSALHNVGRQHAAISPQSSLDSEAGVSELEDDSISMGYKLQDITDVEVMARLQEESLRQDYASTSATASRRCSSFSLNSLRRSEVDLEEDDEEDEGYDQLPPPQPRLFRTGSMQRSGGGLPHSHTFSSFRDCRRSSNASTFSLAALVPYNTGTSGLSTDGHYRSSTDMKLRRSMPNLIRAPSMPSVPCLAPSSIGPPSHGPSSLPTMSSLRSSQSFDSSSGLARLQSSIPPPGQLSQRVQSVGNFPAAPRQLFKATAYVSPTVLQGPASLSTSTSLHSIPSSPALPQSLKPAGSSVPLPVKTAYAAPSQSAFPRSSLPRPASFVGISGVTRSSKISQPTRSMLTPPKSLASLSTLRDASWKDGCY, encoded by the exons ATGGAAGCCGAGGTGCTGCTGTCCCCCCCCGTGATGGCGGACGTCAACGGCAACAATAAGCTGGCCAACGCCGAGCTGGAGGTGCTGAAGCTCCAAGAGCTGGTCCGCAAGCTGGAGAAGCAGAACGAGCAGCTGAGGACGAGGGCCAACGCG CAGCTCCCGGGCTCGCTGGCTGCTTGTCTACCCGCAGCCAGGGACCTTTTCTCGGCCAAGTGTGAGCCGTCCGCCCGGGAGCCCTTCGCTTATTTTCAGCCGAGCTCGTCGTCGTCTCCTGATGcagccgaggaggaggaggaggaggacgaagtggaagatgaggaggagaaCGATGGAAGCACGACGGTTCTGGATGAGGTTGACATACTGGATCTTAGCACCGTGCTCCCTGCAACAGAGCCCGATAGCTG GCTTTATGTAAGTCCCAGAGCCAAGCTGCAGGGCAGCGACAGCGGCCTCAGCCCTCTGCAGTGGTGCAGGCAGGTCCTGGACCACCCGGGACCAGAAGTGGAGCTGGCCAGGATGACGCTGTGCCACAGATTGGACCAAG cCAAGCGGTGGCGAGGAACGTCTTCCGTCCGTCCTTACAGCTGTATAGACGGGCTGTCCACCCTCAGCTGCCCGGTCCAGCCTTACACTAAACCTGCTGTGCTAACCGAGTCCACAG CTCTGTCGTCAGCGCCGTTAGCAGCATCTTCATCACCATCACCCGGGCCTCCTTTGGTCCAGTCCACCTTCCCTCTCAGGACCAGCTGCAGCCTCAGTGACAGAGCCCCCACCTTCCTGTCGAACTCTGCCCTGCACA atGTGGGTCGGCAACATGCGGCCATCAGCCCCCAGTCTTCCCTGGACAGCGAGGCGGGCGTCTCTGAGCTGGAGGACGACTCCATCTCCATGGGCTACAAACTGCAGGACATAACAGACGTGGAGGTCATGGCTCGACTTCAGGAGGAGA GTCTGCGTCAGGACTACGCGTCCACCTCGGCCACGGCCAGTCGTCGCTGCTCCAGCTTCTCCTTGAACTCTCTGAGACGCAGCGAGGTGGACCTGgaggaggatgacgaggaggatgAGGGCTACGACCAGCTGCCTCCACCGCAGCCTCGACTTTTCCGCACGGGATCCATGCAGCGCAGTGGGGGAGGTCTACCTCACTCGCACACCTTCTCCAGCTTCAGAGACTGCAGACGAAGCTCCAACGCCTCAACCTTCTCATTGGCTGCACTCGTACCCTACAACACAGGGACGTCTGGTCTGAGCACGGACGGTCACTACAGAAGTAGCACAG atATGAAACTCCGGAGAAGCATGCCCAACCTGATCCGAGCTCCGAGCATGCCCAGTGTTCCCTGCCTGGCCCCTTCCTCCATCGGCCCGCCCTCCCACggcccctcctccctccctacTATGTCGTCCCTCCGCAGCAGCCAGAGCTTTGACTCGTCCAGCGGCCTCGCACGTCTCCAGTCGTCCA TTCCGCCTCCAGGCCAGCTGAGTCAGCGCGTCCAGAGTGTGGGCAACTTCCCCGCCGCCCCCCGCCAACTCTTTAAAGCCACGGCCTACGTAAGCCCCACCGTCCTGCAGGGCCCCGCCTCCTTGTCCACCTCCACCAGCCTGCACTCCATCCCCAGCAGCCCTGCCCTGCCTCAGAGCCTCAAGCCCGCCGGAAGTTCCGTACCGCTGCCCGTAAAGACCGCCTACGCCGCCCCCAGCCAGTCCGCCTTCCCCCGCAGCTCGCTGCCCCGTCCAGCCTCTTTTGTGGGCATCAGCGGAGTTACACGCTCAAGCAAAATCTCCCAACCAACGCGCAG TATGCTGACTCCGCCAAAGAGCCTGGCTTCCCTGAGTACCCTGAGGGATGCCAGCTGGAAAGACGGCTGCTATTAA
- the wu:fc50b12 gene encoding LOW QUALITY PROTEIN: uncharacterized protein wu:fc50b12 (The sequence of the model RefSeq protein was modified relative to this genomic sequence to represent the inferred CDS: substituted 3 bases at 3 genomic stop codons), producing the protein MPTQAQETXQDISKELGLEWTVLALTEQRXRFHAKSKVKCDQAXAMLETWYEKSRDKPNKTKLLQDGLERAGRRDLSERLRCLHRGHQKLSHRVELPSAFPLLVTVHKSIQHQDGLCRNSTTNTRETAE; encoded by the exons ATGCCTACCCAAGCTCAagag ACGTGACAGGACATTTCCAAGGAGCTTGGGTTGGAGTGGACCGTCTTGGCTTTAACAGAACAGAGATGACGCTTTCATGCCAAATCTAAAGTGAAGTGTGACCAGGCTTGAGCAATGCTGGAAACCTG gtatgaaaaGTCACGGGACAAGCCCAACAAGACAAAGCTGCTGCAGGATGGACTGGAGCGGGCGGGCAGACGAGACCTGTCCGAAAGGCTGCGTTGTCTCCATCGGGGTCACCAGAAGTTGAGCCACAGGGTGGAGCTGCCCTCTGCCTTCCCCTTACTTGTCACGGTCCACAAGAGCATCCAGCACCAGGATGGACTTTGCAGGAACTCAACCACAAATACACGTGAAACTGCAGAATAG